From one Ammospiza nelsoni isolate bAmmNel1 chromosome 14, bAmmNel1.pri, whole genome shotgun sequence genomic stretch:
- the FBXL22 gene encoding F-box and leucine-rich protein 22 yields MHITQLNRECLLHLFSFLDKNSRKNLAKTCHKLLEVFQDPLLWSLLKFHSPVELKKDNFLLGPALKHLSICWYSERVKVCNIEDWMKNSFQKDFCKRHENTVSDFLLDVCNRCPNLLSLTLSGCGHVTDDCILQLLKNCPNLKSLKLENCVQITDHTLEAVTLHGASLRTLHVDFCRNVTQAGLERVREKCPSVMLRADRSANMIPDSKPGKKLMLEKASRKLVQL; encoded by the exons ATGCACATAACCCAGCTCAACCGGGAATGCCTTCTacatctcttctcttttctggaCAAAAACAGTAGGAAAAATCTGGCAAAAACATGTCACAAGTTACTAGAAGTGTTTCAGGATCCTTTACTGTGGTCTTTGTTGAAGTTTCATTCTCCAGTGGAACTAAAGAAGGATAATTTTCTCCTGGGACCTGCTTTAAAACACTTATCCATCTGCTGGTATTCAGAGAGAGTCAAGGTGTGTAACATTGAGGACTGGATGAAAAACAGTTTCCAGAAAGACTTCTGTAAGAGGCATGAGAACACTGTCAGTGATTTTTTACTAGACGTTTGCAACAG ATGTCCAAATCTGCTGTCTCTGACCCTCTCTGGATGTGGCCATGTTACAGATGACTGCATTTTGCAGCTTCTCAAGAACTGCCCGAACCTGAAGAGCCTCAAGCTGGAGAACTGTGTGCAGATCACTGACCACACCCTGGAGGCAGTGACCCTCCACGGAGCATCGCTGCGAACGCTCCATGTGGATTTCTGCCGCAATGTAACACAGGCTGGACTAGAGAGAGTCAGGGAGAAGTGTCCTTCAGTGATGCTGAGAGCAGACAGAAGTGCTAACATGATCCCAGACAGCAAGCCAGGAAAAAAGCTGATGCTTGAAAAAGCATCAAGAAAATTGGTTCAGCTTTAA